One stretch of Nesterenkonia halotolerans DNA includes these proteins:
- a CDS encoding alpha-keto acid decarboxylase family protein, whose amino-acid sequence MPEDVQDQNSADYTIGDYLLDRLAELGLTELFGVPGDFNLHFLDHVVDHSKIRWVGSANELNAGYSADGYARIRGIGAFLTTYGVGELSAINAVAGSYAESVPVVQIVGAPPKETQASGRKIHHSLGDGDFKHFLRMAEEVTCAHADLDAATATWEIDRVLRDVVFRRRPGYLMLAADVAEVPAYPPAEPLTTDLPVTTPRAVAAFEEAVRRFLPGRRTAVLADLLVHRLGATEELASFLKDSQLPFATLAWGKTLVDESDPNFVGIYAGAASQDRVRDVIEGADALITLGVEYTDNTTAGFSMNLDPARLIDVSRFGARVGEEVFTPISLQDALAVLHRVTEDLDDVVPMPAAEAPAPETPREPSDEPLTQDGLWRVLASQLESANIVAADQGTSYFGMASHRFPAKSTFIGQPMWGSIGYTLPAILGAGLADPSRRPVLLIGDGSAQLTIQEMGVMIREKLPTVIVLVNNDGYTVERAIHGPDAVYNDIAPWRWELVPQLFGAAEEDYLYRRVTTEAHLLAACRDTMSNREKLVFIEAITDRDDIPQLLEDVANALKR is encoded by the coding sequence ATGCCCGAAGACGTTCAGGACCAGAACAGCGCCGACTACACTATCGGCGACTACCTGCTGGACCGGCTGGCCGAGCTCGGACTGACCGAGCTGTTCGGCGTTCCCGGAGATTTCAACCTCCACTTCCTCGACCACGTGGTGGACCACAGCAAGATCCGCTGGGTCGGCTCTGCCAACGAGCTCAACGCCGGCTACAGCGCGGACGGCTATGCCCGCATCCGCGGCATCGGTGCCTTCCTGACCACCTACGGGGTGGGAGAGCTCTCCGCGATCAACGCCGTCGCGGGCTCCTACGCCGAATCCGTGCCGGTGGTCCAGATCGTCGGGGCCCCGCCCAAGGAGACCCAGGCCTCCGGACGAAAGATCCACCACTCGCTGGGAGATGGGGACTTCAAGCACTTCCTGCGCATGGCTGAAGAGGTCACCTGCGCCCACGCCGACCTCGACGCCGCCACCGCGACCTGGGAGATCGATCGGGTGCTGCGCGACGTCGTCTTCCGCCGTCGGCCCGGTTATCTGATGCTGGCCGCCGACGTCGCCGAGGTCCCGGCCTACCCGCCTGCTGAACCGCTGACCACGGACCTGCCGGTGACCACCCCGCGCGCCGTCGCCGCCTTCGAAGAGGCCGTCCGTCGTTTCCTGCCCGGCCGGCGCACCGCCGTGCTGGCCGACCTGCTGGTGCACCGGCTCGGCGCCACCGAGGAGCTCGCCTCCTTCCTGAAGGATTCACAGCTGCCCTTCGCGACCCTGGCCTGGGGCAAGACGCTGGTGGATGAATCGGACCCGAACTTCGTGGGCATCTACGCCGGTGCCGCGTCCCAGGACCGCGTTCGCGACGTCATCGAGGGCGCAGACGCGCTGATCACGCTGGGTGTGGAGTACACCGACAACACCACCGCCGGCTTCTCCATGAACCTGGATCCCGCTCGGCTGATCGACGTCTCGCGCTTCGGGGCCCGCGTGGGGGAGGAGGTCTTCACCCCGATCTCGCTGCAGGACGCACTCGCGGTGCTGCACCGGGTGACAGAGGACCTCGACGACGTCGTGCCCATGCCCGCCGCAGAGGCCCCCGCCCCGGAGACGCCGCGCGAGCCCTCGGACGAGCCGCTGACCCAGGACGGCCTGTGGCGAGTGCTGGCCTCCCAGCTGGAGTCGGCGAACATCGTCGCGGCGGACCAGGGCACCAGCTATTTCGGGATGGCCTCCCACCGGTTCCCCGCGAAGTCCACGTTCATCGGCCAGCCCATGTGGGGCTCCATCGGATACACCCTGCCCGCCATCCTCGGCGCCGGCCTCGCAGACCCCAGCCGACGCCCGGTGCTGCTGATCGGTGACGGCTCGGCCCAGCTGACCATCCAGGAGATGGGTGTGATGATCCGGGAGAAGCTCCCCACGGTGATCGTGCTGGTCAACAACGACGGCTACACCGTGGAGCGTGCCATCCACGGGCCCGACGCCGTCTACAACGACATCGCGCCGTGGCGATGGGAGCTGGTGCCGCAGCTCTTCGGCGCCGCGGAGGAGGACTACCTCTATCGCCGCGTCACCACCGAGGCGCACCTGCTGGCGGCCTGCCGCGACACGATGAGCAACCGCGAGAAGCTGGTCTTCATCGAGGCGATCACCGACCGGGACGACATCCCGCAGCTGCTCGAAGATGTGGCGAACGCGCTCAAGCGCTGA
- a CDS encoding quaternary amine ABC transporter ATP-binding protein, giving the protein MNSSTAEPAVSARNVFKAFGKRPQEIVQRIKDGADRKDLTQLGTAAVIDASFDVQRGEVFVVMGLSGSGKSTLIRMVNGLLAPTAGSIEVAGEDIARLSDRELRRIRREKVSMVFQHFALLPHRTVGQNAGYALEIQGLNRSDRERRTEEALNMVGLKGWGGSMPHELSGGMRQRVGLARALAAGTEVMLMDEAFSALDPLIRREMQDQLVELQEQLGKTILFITHDLNEAMRLGDRIAMMRDGRTVQVGTSEQILNDPANDYVAQFVQDVDRTRVLTAGAIMEPPVAVLGTEQGPRTAHKLMREHQTNVLAVVDRSKKLHGFVHEAAVAAAVSQGSDSLDGLTQPAPSVHTDTPLAELMTQAAEHETGLAVIDDAGRLEGIIARVTLLNALAEPTYTEQNTSEAQVSS; this is encoded by the coding sequence TTGAACTCCAGCACAGCCGAACCGGCAGTCAGTGCGAGGAACGTCTTCAAGGCCTTCGGCAAGCGCCCTCAGGAGATCGTCCAGCGCATCAAGGACGGCGCTGATCGAAAGGACCTGACACAGCTCGGCACGGCCGCCGTCATCGACGCAAGCTTCGACGTTCAGCGCGGAGAAGTCTTCGTGGTGATGGGCCTCTCCGGCTCTGGCAAGTCCACCCTGATCCGCATGGTCAACGGTCTGCTCGCCCCCACGGCGGGAAGCATCGAGGTCGCGGGCGAAGACATCGCCCGACTCTCGGACCGGGAGCTCCGCCGAATCCGGCGGGAGAAGGTCTCCATGGTGTTCCAGCACTTCGCCCTGCTTCCACACCGCACCGTCGGGCAGAACGCCGGCTATGCCCTGGAGATCCAGGGCCTGAACCGCTCGGACCGTGAGCGGCGCACCGAAGAAGCGCTGAACATGGTCGGACTCAAGGGCTGGGGCGGCTCCATGCCGCATGAACTCTCCGGCGGAATGCGCCAGCGCGTCGGGCTGGCCCGCGCGCTGGCCGCCGGCACCGAGGTGATGCTCATGGACGAGGCCTTCAGCGCCTTGGACCCGCTGATCCGCCGCGAGATGCAGGACCAGCTCGTCGAGCTGCAGGAGCAGCTGGGCAAGACCATCCTGTTCATCACCCACGACCTCAACGAGGCCATGCGTCTGGGAGACCGGATCGCGATGATGCGCGATGGCCGCACCGTGCAGGTCGGCACCTCGGAGCAGATCCTCAACGATCCGGCCAATGACTACGTCGCCCAGTTCGTCCAGGACGTGGACCGCACCCGCGTGCTCACCGCTGGGGCCATCATGGAGCCCCCAGTGGCAGTGCTGGGCACCGAACAGGGCCCGCGGACTGCGCACAAGCTGATGCGCGAGCATCAGACCAACGTCCTCGCCGTGGTGGATCGCAGCAAGAAGCTGCATGGCTTCGTGCACGAGGCTGCGGTCGCCGCAGCCGTGAGCCAGGGCTCCGACTCGCTCGACGGCCTCACCCAGCCAGCACCCTCGGTGCACACCGACACGCCTCTGGCCGAACTCATGACCCAGGCGGCCGAACATGAGACCGGCCTGGCCGTCATCGATGACGCCGGACGACTCGAAGGGATCATCGCACGCGTGACACTTCTGAATGCGCTGGCAGAACCGACCTACACGGAGCAGAACACCTCCGAAGCCCAGGTGTCTTCATGA
- a CDS encoding LytR C-terminal domain-containing protein encodes MDHRTAGTRTQRLLIWLSTLAMIGIITGMSWLLINGTLPLSVFGRGAIPAAEECPRGTQQPVVPDRVQISVFNTTNAPGLASEVAGDLDDRRFRIAEVDNDYLADTGFAAIIRVGDRGLRQAYTLQQHIPASMVVFDDRADFSVDLVLGSEFQEEGIEEAEDVEMVPGLLHCSAK; translated from the coding sequence ATGGATCACAGGACCGCAGGCACGCGCACCCAGCGGCTGCTCATCTGGCTGAGCACGCTCGCGATGATCGGGATCATCACCGGGATGAGCTGGCTGCTGATCAACGGGACCCTGCCGCTGAGCGTCTTCGGCAGGGGTGCGATTCCCGCGGCGGAGGAATGTCCCCGGGGCACCCAGCAGCCGGTGGTCCCCGATCGGGTTCAGATCTCGGTGTTCAACACCACCAATGCGCCGGGTCTCGCCAGCGAGGTGGCTGGTGACCTGGATGACCGCCGGTTCCGCATCGCCGAGGTCGACAACGACTATCTGGCCGACACCGGCTTCGCCGCCATCATTCGGGTGGGTGACCGCGGCCTGCGCCAGGCCTACACGCTCCAGCAGCACATCCCGGCCTCCATGGTGGTCTTCGATGACCGTGCCGACTTCAGTGTGGATCTGGTGCTGGGATCGGAGTTCCAGGAGGAAGGCATAGAAGAGGCCGAGGACGTCGAGATGGTCCCCGGCCTGCTTCACTGCTCCGCGAAGTGA
- a CDS encoding aldolase/citrate lyase/malate synthase family protein — MNAQTSIAPKPSTRPETHAERMADPGNGITINGITLTAARASRQNEVFTADALSFLSSLHREFGERIAALDPTQLQPERNFAPSPAGHKERAMEAEASWKALVDKHLAQSGCAFATPRRLTRSEDRIFSQGQPLSAGLVDFGLHIQRCARRLVAEKRAPFISLLGLEREEELEIWQEMFARAEELIGLPAGTIRAITFSSADDDRGGAILVEKRAR; from the coding sequence ATGAACGCACAGACCAGCATCGCACCGAAGCCCAGCACCCGCCCCGAGACCCACGCCGAGCGGATGGCCGATCCCGGCAATGGGATTACCATCAACGGGATCACGCTCACGGCAGCCCGGGCATCGCGCCAGAACGAGGTCTTCACCGCGGATGCGTTGAGCTTCCTGAGCAGCCTGCACCGTGAATTCGGCGAACGGATCGCGGCACTGGACCCGACGCAGCTGCAGCCCGAGCGCAACTTCGCGCCGAGCCCCGCGGGTCACAAGGAACGTGCGATGGAGGCTGAGGCCTCATGGAAGGCGCTGGTGGACAAGCACCTGGCGCAATCGGGCTGCGCCTTCGCGACTCCGCGGCGGCTCACCCGCTCGGAGGATCGGATCTTCAGTCAGGGCCAGCCGCTCTCGGCAGGGCTGGTGGACTTCGGCCTGCACATCCAGCGCTGTGCTCGGCGACTCGTCGCTGAGAAGCGTGCTCCGTTCATCTCTTTGCTGGGGCTGGAGCGTGAGGAGGAGCTGGAGATCTGGCAGGAGATGTTCGCTCGCGCCGAGGAGCTGATCGGCCTCCCAGCCGGCACCATCCGGGCCATCACGTTCAGCTCGGCGGACGACGACCGCGGCGGCGCCATCCTCGTGGAGAAGCGCGCCCGCTGA
- a CDS encoding ABC transporter permease, producing the protein MIAAAEETEGTGVPRLNVGEWIESGFDWLNDNLGGFLDLIRDSLTALVDGLDDLLNTPDAMLLAVVFALLAWLVRNWKLALLSFVLLVFIISVDQWEQAMATLALVIVAAALALLIGIPVGILAARSERVSTTVRPVMDLMQTMPAFVWLVPVVTLFSIGVAGAVIATVIFALPPGLRFAELGVRQVDPEVVEAGHAFGSTPWQILYKIQLPLALQTIMAGVNQVIMLALSMAVIAGLVGAGGLGGEVTRSIGSLDIGLGFEAGLSVVVLAIFLDRVTAAIGSGGVFSGRIAKLTRRRNDAEKSATRSRASAHM; encoded by the coding sequence ATGATCGCCGCCGCGGAGGAGACCGAAGGAACCGGCGTCCCCCGGCTCAACGTCGGTGAATGGATCGAATCGGGATTCGACTGGTTGAACGACAACCTCGGAGGCTTCCTGGACCTGATCCGAGATTCACTGACCGCTCTGGTCGATGGCCTCGACGATCTGCTCAATACGCCGGACGCCATGCTGCTCGCCGTGGTCTTCGCTCTGTTGGCCTGGCTGGTCCGGAACTGGAAGCTCGCCCTGCTCTCCTTCGTGCTGCTGGTGTTCATCATCAGCGTGGACCAGTGGGAGCAGGCCATGGCGACGCTGGCGCTGGTGATCGTCGCCGCCGCGCTGGCTCTGCTGATCGGGATACCCGTGGGCATTCTTGCGGCCCGCTCCGAGCGCGTCAGCACCACAGTGCGACCCGTCATGGACCTGATGCAGACCATGCCGGCCTTCGTCTGGCTGGTCCCCGTGGTGACGCTGTTCAGCATCGGTGTGGCCGGCGCTGTGATTGCCACGGTGATCTTCGCACTGCCGCCAGGCCTTCGTTTCGCGGAGCTGGGGGTCAGACAGGTGGACCCTGAAGTCGTCGAAGCCGGCCATGCCTTCGGCAGCACGCCCTGGCAGATCCTCTACAAGATTCAGCTCCCACTCGCCCTGCAGACCATCATGGCGGGCGTGAACCAGGTGATCATGCTCGCACTGTCGATGGCCGTGATCGCCGGTCTCGTCGGAGCCGGCGGTCTGGGCGGAGAAGTCACACGATCCATCGGCAGCCTGGACATCGGACTCGGTTTCGAGGCCGGCCTCTCCGTCGTCGTCCTGGCGATCTTCCTGGATCGCGTCACCGCCGCGATCGGCAGCGGCGGGGTGTTCTCCGGCCGCATCGCCAAGCTCACGCGGCGTCGCAATGATGCCGAGAAGTCCGCCACGCGCAGCAGGGCCTCAGCGCACATGTGA
- the gluQRS gene encoding tRNA glutamyl-Q(34) synthetase GluQRS, protein MHAGRYAPSPSGDLHLGNLRTGMLAWLFARWSGREFLLRFEDLDAERTVEGAEAQQLEDLHAVGLTFDSQHGHSSIRQSERLSLYTRAIEQLTESGLTFECFCSRKDIREATRAPHATPGVYPGTCRNLSEAERAHRRAERPASLRLRADRDDDGAAPQVSAQDLLLGEITAGVDDFVLQRNDGAPAYNLAVVVDDHLTGVDQVVRADDLAASAPSQAYLRGLLYGTEAASEVVYAHVPLVLNADGRRLAKRDGAVTRSALREQGLKDEALREMLLDSLGLPAGTLAAALESFDPASLPREPWVFRPTDL, encoded by the coding sequence GTGCACGCAGGACGCTATGCGCCCAGTCCCTCCGGAGACCTGCATCTCGGGAACCTGCGCACCGGAATGCTGGCCTGGCTCTTCGCGCGGTGGAGCGGACGGGAGTTCCTGCTCCGGTTCGAGGACCTGGATGCCGAACGCACCGTGGAGGGTGCCGAGGCCCAGCAGCTCGAGGACCTGCACGCGGTGGGCCTGACCTTCGACTCCCAGCATGGCCACAGCTCCATCAGGCAGTCCGAACGGCTGAGCCTCTACACACGAGCCATCGAGCAGCTCACCGAGTCTGGGCTGACCTTTGAATGCTTCTGCTCGCGCAAGGACATCCGGGAGGCCACCCGGGCTCCGCATGCGACTCCCGGGGTCTATCCCGGCACCTGCCGGAACCTCAGCGAGGCGGAACGGGCGCACCGTCGCGCCGAGCGCCCGGCCTCGCTGCGGCTGCGCGCCGACCGGGACGACGACGGCGCCGCCCCACAGGTCAGCGCTCAGGACCTGCTTCTGGGCGAGATCACCGCCGGAGTGGATGACTTCGTGCTCCAGCGCAACGACGGCGCCCCGGCCTACAACCTGGCAGTGGTGGTCGATGACCACCTCACCGGGGTGGACCAGGTGGTCCGCGCGGACGACCTCGCCGCCTCGGCGCCGAGCCAGGCCTACCTGAGGGGCCTGCTCTACGGGACCGAGGCGGCCTCGGAGGTCGTCTACGCCCATGTGCCCCTGGTGCTCAATGCCGACGGACGGCGCCTCGCCAAACGGGACGGGGCCGTGACCCGCTCGGCACTGCGGGAGCAGGGCCTGAAGGACGAGGCCCTTCGCGAGATGCTGCTGGACTCGCTGGGCCTCCCCGCCGGGACGCTGGCCGCAGCACTGGAGTCCTTCGACCCCGCCAGCCTGCCGCGGGAGCCCTGGGTGTTCAGGCCGACAGACCTCTGA
- a CDS encoding glycine betaine ABC transporter substrate-binding protein — MSTRTARASKFVGITAAAALALTACGGGGDDEENGDASEGEGGGTITLGIIPSWTDGLSMAYLWQGILEDEGYDVEIEEINDAALLYTGVAEGDIDVYPSAWPEVTHADYMEEYGDDVEDLGAYYEGAVLTFAVPEYSEINSIEELNDNAEDFDNRVVGIEPGSGHMGVTADSVFPEYELDENFELVESSTSAMLTELGSAIDDEEDIVVTLWRPFYAYGDYDLKDLEDPAGALGEEETLNFVANSEFSSEFPDVAEWMSGFTLSDEEYAELENMMVNEYADNEEEAADVWLEENSDMIDSLKG, encoded by the coding sequence ATGAGTACACGCACAGCAAGAGCATCCAAATTCGTCGGCATCACAGCGGCTGCGGCGCTGGCCCTGACCGCCTGCGGCGGTGGTGGCGACGACGAGGAGAACGGTGACGCCAGCGAGGGTGAGGGTGGTGGCACCATCACCCTCGGCATCATCCCCAGCTGGACCGATGGCCTGAGCATGGCCTACCTCTGGCAGGGCATTCTCGAAGATGAGGGCTACGACGTCGAGATCGAAGAGATCAACGACGCCGCGCTGCTCTACACCGGTGTTGCCGAGGGCGATATCGACGTCTATCCCTCCGCATGGCCCGAGGTCACCCACGCGGACTACATGGAGGAGTACGGCGACGATGTCGAGGATCTGGGCGCCTACTACGAGGGTGCAGTCCTGACCTTCGCAGTGCCGGAATACAGCGAGATCAACTCCATCGAGGAGCTCAACGACAACGCGGAGGACTTCGACAACCGCGTGGTCGGCATCGAGCCGGGCTCCGGCCACATGGGCGTCACCGCCGACTCGGTCTTCCCGGAGTACGAGCTGGACGAGAACTTCGAACTTGTGGAGTCCTCCACCAGCGCCATGCTCACCGAGCTCGGCTCCGCCATCGACGACGAGGAAGACATCGTCGTCACGCTGTGGCGGCCCTTCTACGCCTACGGCGACTACGACCTGAAGGATCTCGAAGATCCGGCCGGCGCCCTGGGCGAGGAAGAGACGCTGAACTTCGTCGCCAACTCCGAGTTCTCCAGCGAGTTCCCGGATGTCGCTGAGTGGATGAGCGGCTTCACCCTCTCCGACGAGGAGTACGCGGAGCTCGAGAACATGATGGTCAACGAGTACGCGGACAACGAAGAAGAAGCAGCCGATGTGTGGCTGGAAGAGAACTCCGACATGATCGACTCCCTCAAGGGCTGA
- the aceA gene encoding isocitrate lyase encodes MTETLISQPKTSQNQNAQREGGLSPETTQVFQHKVDALQLDWDTNPRWAQTTREYSAAEVVRLQGSVQEEHTLAKRGSEKLWSQLTAEHAEGKYTNSLGALTGNMAVQQVKAGLRAIYLSGWQVAGDANLSGHTYPDQSLYPANSVPSVVRRINNALLRADQIDYLEGTRTVEDYLVPIIADAEAGFGGPLNAYELMKSMIASGAAGVHWEDQLASEKKCGHLGGKVLIPTGQHIRTLQSARLAADVHNTPSVVIARTDAEAATLITSDVDDRDAPFITGERTAEGFYKVRNGIEPCIARAKAYAPYSDLIWMETGTPDLEYAKQFAEAVKAEYPDQMLAYNCSPSFNWKKHLDDATIAKFQRELGAMGFTFQFITLAGFHALNYSMFELARGYKDEQMKAYVELQEKEFAAEADGYTATKHQREVGTGYFDAISTTLNPESSTVAYKGSTEEGQFH; translated from the coding sequence ATGACCGAGACACTCATCTCACAGCCGAAGACCTCGCAGAACCAGAACGCCCAGCGCGAGGGCGGGCTGAGTCCCGAGACCACGCAGGTATTCCAGCACAAGGTCGACGCGCTGCAGCTGGACTGGGACACCAACCCGCGCTGGGCGCAGACCACCCGCGAATACTCGGCCGCCGAGGTCGTGCGCCTGCAGGGCAGCGTCCAGGAGGAGCACACGCTGGCCAAGCGCGGATCCGAGAAGCTCTGGAGCCAGCTCACCGCCGAGCATGCCGAGGGCAAGTACACGAATTCCCTGGGGGCGCTGACCGGGAATATGGCGGTCCAGCAGGTCAAGGCTGGCCTGCGCGCCATCTACCTCTCCGGCTGGCAGGTCGCCGGCGACGCGAACCTCTCGGGCCACACCTACCCGGACCAGTCGCTCTACCCGGCCAACTCGGTGCCGAGCGTGGTCCGACGGATCAACAACGCGCTGCTTCGCGCGGACCAGATCGATTACCTCGAGGGCACCCGCACCGTGGAGGATTACCTGGTGCCGATCATCGCCGATGCCGAGGCGGGCTTCGGCGGGCCGCTGAACGCCTATGAGTTGATGAAGTCCATGATCGCCTCCGGGGCGGCCGGCGTGCACTGGGAGGATCAGCTCGCCTCGGAGAAGAAGTGCGGCCACCTCGGCGGCAAGGTGCTGATCCCGACCGGTCAGCACATCCGCACGCTGCAGTCGGCTCGGCTGGCGGCTGACGTGCACAACACTCCCAGCGTGGTCATCGCCCGCACCGACGCCGAGGCCGCGACGCTGATCACCTCCGACGTCGACGATCGTGACGCTCCTTTCATCACCGGTGAGCGCACGGCCGAGGGGTTCTACAAGGTCCGCAACGGGATCGAGCCCTGCATCGCCCGGGCCAAGGCCTACGCCCCCTATTCGGACCTGATCTGGATGGAGACCGGCACACCTGACCTCGAATACGCCAAACAGTTCGCCGAGGCGGTCAAGGCTGAGTACCCAGACCAGATGCTGGCGTACAACTGCTCTCCCTCCTTCAACTGGAAGAAGCACCTCGATGACGCGACCATCGCGAAGTTCCAGCGTGAACTCGGGGCCATGGGATTCACATTCCAGTTCATCACCCTCGCCGGATTCCACGCGCTGAACTACTCGATGTTCGAGCTGGCACGCGGATACAAGGACGAGCAGATGAAGGCCTACGTGGAACTCCAGGAGAAGGAGTTCGCCGCAGAAGCCGACGGGTACACCGCTACCAAGCACCAGCGCGAGGTGGGCACCGGATATTTCGATGCCATCTCCACCACCTTGAACCCCGAGTCCTCCACCGTGGCTTATAAGGGATCCACCGAAGAGGGCCAATTCCACTGA
- a CDS encoding zinc-binding dehydrogenase translates to MRAVTHETFGEPWDVLTVEDVTVPEPGEGEVRIRTLMSPIHNHDLWTIRGSYGFKPELPARAGTEAVGVIDALGEGVEGLSVGQRVAAGGTFGVWAEYFTAAAAGLIPVDEAAADDVAAQLVAMPFSTLALLDWLDLKEGDWIIQNAANGAVGRLLAQLAPTRGINVVGLVRRDAGVDELAEQGITQIVSTETAGWEDRVAEITGGAAITAGIDSVGGESSNQVLSQLGEEATLVIFGAMAGGTMELNSGAIIFKNVTVKGFWGSRVMGSLAPQRRGELFTELLTRVQDGSISLTTEATYSFEQVREAAQANFVPGRTGKIMLRP, encoded by the coding sequence ATGCGTGCTGTCACCCATGAAACATTCGGCGAGCCCTGGGACGTCCTCACAGTGGAGGACGTCACCGTCCCTGAGCCCGGCGAGGGCGAGGTTCGGATCCGGACGCTGATGTCCCCGATCCACAACCATGACCTCTGGACCATCCGTGGAAGCTACGGCTTCAAGCCCGAGCTTCCCGCGCGTGCAGGCACCGAGGCAGTGGGCGTCATCGACGCGCTCGGCGAAGGCGTGGAGGGGCTCTCCGTGGGTCAGCGCGTGGCAGCAGGCGGCACCTTCGGTGTCTGGGCGGAGTACTTCACAGCCGCAGCTGCCGGGTTGATCCCGGTGGATGAGGCTGCCGCCGACGACGTCGCCGCCCAGCTGGTGGCCATGCCGTTCTCCACGCTGGCGCTGCTGGACTGGCTCGACCTGAAGGAGGGCGACTGGATCATTCAGAACGCCGCCAACGGCGCTGTCGGACGTCTGCTCGCGCAGCTGGCCCCCACCCGCGGGATCAACGTGGTGGGTCTCGTGCGCCGGGATGCAGGTGTCGATGAGCTCGCCGAGCAGGGCATCACCCAGATCGTCTCCACCGAGACCGCCGGATGGGAGGATCGCGTCGCTGAGATCACCGGCGGCGCGGCAATCACTGCCGGCATCGATTCGGTGGGCGGCGAGTCCAGCAACCAGGTCCTCTCCCAGCTGGGCGAGGAGGCCACGCTGGTGATCTTCGGCGCGATGGCCGGGGGCACCATGGAGCTGAACTCCGGCGCCATCATCTTCAAGAACGTCACCGTCAAGGGCTTCTGGGGAAGCCGCGTGATGGGCTCCTTGGCGCCGCAGCGCCGCGGAGAGCTCTTCACCGAGCTGCTCACTCGGGTCCAGGACGGCTCGATCTCGCTGACCACCGAGGCCACCTACTCCTTCGAGCAGGTGCGCGAGGCCGCGCAGGCGAACTTCGTGCCCGGCCGCACGGGAAAGATCATGCTGCGCCCGTGA